A genomic region of Nymphaea colorata isolate Beijing-Zhang1983 chromosome 2, ASM883128v2, whole genome shotgun sequence contains the following coding sequences:
- the LOC116246665 gene encoding uncharacterized protein LOC116246665 — protein sequence MLVERGEIVTASRQPSATEAALSLSLSLSLSLSPSPLPKKEKDNGALILCIVKGAMAVALGKLTIIVGAGFLGTVLANDGGASKVSDFLSGALKIVFKHLQQDSSTSKSKPQNDMLMAQVDSLRAELQQFASSRSVTVITRNSRSGAQSYTVPVLVIGVVGYGYIWWKGWRLSDLMFATRRSFKDACTTIAKQLDQVSLSVSAAKKYLSSRIDRVDLNLDECAELTAATRDEVSQLRGDVSTFVVDIESVHRAVQCLETKIGRIEEKQDFTNDGVHQLCVFVQKLEERKHAELNQVLPSCSSVPSLEPPPVLTSNVRTISFSSAKTLALESPSTSKETPKVTRPLHSAASASGLKDLQGISELTKAPELETPNQVLVSESCTDTPSTSSSSSDRSRWRLPGLNVSFLTRTHSATYSFK from the exons ATGCTCGTTGAGAGAGGCGAAATAGTAACAGCTAGCCGTCAGCCCTCCGCAACAGaggctgctctctctctctctctctctctctctctctctctctctccgtctccgTTGCCGAAGAAGGAAAAGGACAATGGTGCGTTGATTCTCTGCATCGTGAAAGGTGCGATGGCCGTCGCGTTGGGCAAGCTCACCATCATCGTCGGagcag GCTTTCTTGGGACAGTGCTTGCAAACGATGGTGGAGCCTCAAAAGTTTCTGACTTCCTTTCGGGGGCCCTGAAG ATTGTCTTCAAGCATCTTCAGCAGGATAGTTCGACATCAAAGAGCAAGCCACAAAATGATATGCTGATGGCCCAG GTAGATAGTTTAAGGGCAGAGTTGCAGCAgtttgcatcatcaagatcagTTACAGTTATAACTCGAAATTCTAGATCAG GTGCTCAGTCATACACTGTTCCTGTCCTTGTCATTGGAGTTGTTGGATATGGCTATATCTGGTGGAAg GGCTGGCGACTGTCTGATTTGATGTTTGCTACGAGACGCAGCTTTAAGGATGCTTGTACAACCATAGCTAAGCAACTTGATCAAGTATCATTATCTGTTTCG GCAGCAAAGAAGTACTTATCCTCAAGAATTGATCGTGTTGATCTCAATTTAGATGAATGTGCTGAACTAACTGCTGCTACCAGAGATGAG GTATCTCAACTACGAGGTGATGTAAGTACCTTTGTGGTGGATATTGAATCTGTTCATCGTGCTGTCCAATGTTTG GAAACAAAGAttgggagaatagaagaaaaacag GATTTTACAAACGATGGTGTACATCAGTTATGTGTGTTTGTGCAAAAgttggaagaaagaaaacatgcagAACTGAATCAG GTACTGCCTTCCTGCTCCTCAGTGCCTTCTCTTGAGCCTCCTCCTGTCCTCACGTCAAATGTTAGG ACAATATCGTTTTCCTCAGCAAAAACTCTGGCACTTGAATCACCATCAACTTCTAAGGAAACGCCTAAG GTCACTCGGCCTTTGCATTCTGCAGCTTCAGCATCTGGCCTGAAG GATTTACAAGGAATATCAGAGTTGACAAAGGCACCCGAGTTGGAAACTCCTAATCAGGTCCTTGTTTCAGAATCATGTACAGATACACCATCAACATCATCCTCAAGTTCTGATCGTTCCAGATGGAGGCTTCCCGGGTTAAATGTGTCATTTCTTACAAGAACTCACAGTGCTACGTACTCCTTCAAGTAG
- the LOC116248498 gene encoding SUMO-activating enzyme subunit 1A-like isoform X3, with protein MDDRLVSEKDLLVNFLIPPDEDKYKEKTIAEVCSDSLRDFNPMVSVSFEKGSLSGCEDGFFDKFDTVIIGRCSLNNKKEMNIKCRKRQKKIAFYTVDCRDSCGEIFVDLQSCKYQKKTVDGTAECFMQYPSFEEAISVSWSSLPKNVSKMYFAMRVIEKFEQDAGRNPGETSSEDLQKLLEFWQNMCQTNSLKESLIPVALLERLLVFTEEHPPVCAIIGGILGQEVIKAISGKGEPLKNFFFFDAATGKGTIEDISPRTDG; from the exons ATGGACGACCGCCTGGTATCGGAAAAAGATCTCTTGGTGAATTTTTTGATCCCTCCTGATGAAGATAAATATAAAGAGAAGACTATTGCTGAAGTTTGTTCTGATTCTTTGCGAGATTTTAATCCAATGGTCAGTGTTTCATTTGAAAAGG GTAGCTTATCTGGCTGTGAAGATGGTTTCTTTGATAAGTTTGACACTGTAATCATCGGTAGATGCTCTCTCAATAACAAA AAAGAGATGAACATCAAATGCCGCAAGCGACAAAAGAAGATTGCATTTTATACAGTCGACTGTAGGGATTCATGTGGCGAGATTTTTGTTGATTTGCAGAGTTGCAAATACCAGAAA AAAACTGTGGATGGTACAGCTGAGTGCTTCATGCAGTATCCAAGTTTTGAG GAAGCAATTTCTGTGTCCTGGAGCAGTCTTCCTAAGAATGTATCGAAAATGTACTTTGCAATGAGAG TAATTGAAAAGTTTGAGCAAGATGCTGGACGAAACCCTGGTGAGACATCATCAGAAGATCTTCAAAAACTTCTTGAATTCTGGCAAAATATGTGCCAAACGAAT TCACTGAAAGAGTCTCTTATACCAGTAGCTCTTTTAGAAAGACTGTTGGTGTTCACTGAAGAACACCCTCCAGTATGTGCAATTATTGGAGGCATTCTTGGCCAG GAAGTCATCAAAGCAATTTCAGGGAAGGGAGAGCCACTCaagaatttcttcttttttgatgCTGCAACTGGGAAGGGTACAATAGAAGATATATCCCCTAGAACTGATGGCTAA
- the LOC116248498 gene encoding SUMO-activating enzyme subunit 1A-like isoform X1, translated as MLIDTQNKMNGEELTEQETALYDRQIRIWGADAQRRLSKSHILVSGITGTIVEFCKNVVLAGIGSLTLMDDRLVSEKDLLVNFLIPPDEDKYKEKTIAEVCSDSLRDFNPMVSVSFEKGSLSGCEDGFFDKFDTVIIGRCSLNNKKEMNIKCRKRQKKIAFYTVDCRDSCGEIFVDLQSCKYQKKTVDGTAECFMQYPSFEEAISVSWSSLPKNVSKMYFAMRVIEKFEQDAGRNPGETSSEDLQKLLEFWQNMCQTNSLKESLIPVALLERLLVFTEEHPPVCAIIGGILGQEVIKAISGKGEPLKNFFFFDAATGKGTIEDISPRTDG; from the exons ATGTTGATTGATACGCAGAACAAGATGAATGGAGAGGAACTGACCGAGCAAGAAACAGCGTTGTACGATCGCCAGATACGTATATGGGGTGCGGATGCACAACGGAG GCTGAGCAAGTCTCATATCTTAGTTAGTGGAATAACGGGCACCATTGTTGAG TTCTGTAAGAATGTTGTCTTGGCTGGAATTGGCAGTTTAACTTTAATGGACGACCGCCTGGTATCGGAAAAAGATCTCTTGGTGAATTTTTTGATCCCTCCTGATGAAGATAAATATAAAGAGAAGACTATTGCTGAAGTTTGTTCTGATTCTTTGCGAGATTTTAATCCAATGGTCAGTGTTTCATTTGAAAAGG GTAGCTTATCTGGCTGTGAAGATGGTTTCTTTGATAAGTTTGACACTGTAATCATCGGTAGATGCTCTCTCAATAACAAA AAAGAGATGAACATCAAATGCCGCAAGCGACAAAAGAAGATTGCATTTTATACAGTCGACTGTAGGGATTCATGTGGCGAGATTTTTGTTGATTTGCAGAGTTGCAAATACCAGAAA AAAACTGTGGATGGTACAGCTGAGTGCTTCATGCAGTATCCAAGTTTTGAG GAAGCAATTTCTGTGTCCTGGAGCAGTCTTCCTAAGAATGTATCGAAAATGTACTTTGCAATGAGAG TAATTGAAAAGTTTGAGCAAGATGCTGGACGAAACCCTGGTGAGACATCATCAGAAGATCTTCAAAAACTTCTTGAATTCTGGCAAAATATGTGCCAAACGAAT TCACTGAAAGAGTCTCTTATACCAGTAGCTCTTTTAGAAAGACTGTTGGTGTTCACTGAAGAACACCCTCCAGTATGTGCAATTATTGGAGGCATTCTTGGCCAG GAAGTCATCAAAGCAATTTCAGGGAAGGGAGAGCCACTCaagaatttcttcttttttgatgCTGCAACTGGGAAGGGTACAATAGAAGATATATCCCCTAGAACTGATGGCTAA
- the LOC116248498 gene encoding SUMO-activating enzyme subunit 1A-like isoform X2: protein MNGEELTEQETALYDRQIRIWGADAQRRLSKSHILVSGITGTIVEFCKNVVLAGIGSLTLMDDRLVSEKDLLVNFLIPPDEDKYKEKTIAEVCSDSLRDFNPMVSVSFEKGSLSGCEDGFFDKFDTVIIGRCSLNNKKEMNIKCRKRQKKIAFYTVDCRDSCGEIFVDLQSCKYQKKTVDGTAECFMQYPSFEEAISVSWSSLPKNVSKMYFAMRVIEKFEQDAGRNPGETSSEDLQKLLEFWQNMCQTNSLKESLIPVALLERLLVFTEEHPPVCAIIGGILGQEVIKAISGKGEPLKNFFFFDAATGKGTIEDISPRTDG, encoded by the exons ATGAATGGAGAGGAACTGACCGAGCAAGAAACAGCGTTGTACGATCGCCAGATACGTATATGGGGTGCGGATGCACAACGGAG GCTGAGCAAGTCTCATATCTTAGTTAGTGGAATAACGGGCACCATTGTTGAG TTCTGTAAGAATGTTGTCTTGGCTGGAATTGGCAGTTTAACTTTAATGGACGACCGCCTGGTATCGGAAAAAGATCTCTTGGTGAATTTTTTGATCCCTCCTGATGAAGATAAATATAAAGAGAAGACTATTGCTGAAGTTTGTTCTGATTCTTTGCGAGATTTTAATCCAATGGTCAGTGTTTCATTTGAAAAGG GTAGCTTATCTGGCTGTGAAGATGGTTTCTTTGATAAGTTTGACACTGTAATCATCGGTAGATGCTCTCTCAATAACAAA AAAGAGATGAACATCAAATGCCGCAAGCGACAAAAGAAGATTGCATTTTATACAGTCGACTGTAGGGATTCATGTGGCGAGATTTTTGTTGATTTGCAGAGTTGCAAATACCAGAAA AAAACTGTGGATGGTACAGCTGAGTGCTTCATGCAGTATCCAAGTTTTGAG GAAGCAATTTCTGTGTCCTGGAGCAGTCTTCCTAAGAATGTATCGAAAATGTACTTTGCAATGAGAG TAATTGAAAAGTTTGAGCAAGATGCTGGACGAAACCCTGGTGAGACATCATCAGAAGATCTTCAAAAACTTCTTGAATTCTGGCAAAATATGTGCCAAACGAAT TCACTGAAAGAGTCTCTTATACCAGTAGCTCTTTTAGAAAGACTGTTGGTGTTCACTGAAGAACACCCTCCAGTATGTGCAATTATTGGAGGCATTCTTGGCCAG GAAGTCATCAAAGCAATTTCAGGGAAGGGAGAGCCACTCaagaatttcttcttttttgatgCTGCAACTGGGAAGGGTACAATAGAAGATATATCCCCTAGAACTGATGGCTAA